A single region of the Bacillus sp. DX3.1 genome encodes:
- a CDS encoding thiol-activated cytolysin family protein, whose product MNHTKKKEGVGFLKIQKNNKGIKLLACLSIGLCTFNYSSISFAETHTSNSADATKKAINIDTGIANLKYNNQEVLAVNGDKVESFVPKESTNSNGKFVVVEHEKKSLTTSPVDISIIDSVANRTYPGAVQLANKAFADNQPSLLVAKRKPLNISIDLPGMRKDNTITVQNPTYGNVSGAVDELVSTWNEKYSKTHTLPARMQYTESMVYSKSQIASALNVNAKYLDNSLNIDFNAVANGEKKVMVAAYKQIFYTVSAELPNNPSDLFDNSVTFDELTRKGISNAAPPVMVSNVAYGRTVYVKLETSSKSKDVQAAFKALIKGQGVEASGQYKDIFEDSTFTAVVLGGDAKEHNKVVTKDFNEIRNIIKDNAELSPKNPAYPISYTSTFLKDNATAAVHNNTDYIETTTTEYSSAKMTLDHTGGYVAQFDVSWDEFSYDQNGKEVLTHKTWEGNGRDRTAHFNTVIPLPPNSKNVKVVARECTGLAWEWWRTIINEQNVPLTNEMKVSIGGTTLYPSANISH is encoded by the coding sequence ATGAATCATACGAAAAAAAAGGAAGGGGTTGGTTTTTTGAAAATCCAGAAAAATAATAAAGGAATAAAATTACTAGCATGTTTATCAATTGGCTTATGCACTTTTAATTATTCTTCTATTTCTTTCGCTGAAACACATACAAGTAATTCAGCTGATGCAACAAAAAAAGCTATTAACATTGATACTGGCATAGCAAATCTTAAGTATAATAATCAAGAGGTTTTAGCAGTAAATGGTGATAAAGTAGAGAGTTTTGTTCCGAAAGAAAGTACAAATTCAAATGGTAAATTTGTAGTAGTTGAACATGAGAAAAAATCACTTACAACTTCACCAGTCGATATTTCGATTATTGATTCTGTGGCTAATCGTACTTATCCAGGAGCAGTACAACTTGCAAATAAAGCTTTTGCAGATAATCAACCTAGTTTGTTAGTAGCTAAGAGAAAACCTTTGAATATTAGTATAGACTTACCTGGCATGAGAAAAGACAATACAATTACTGTCCAAAATCCTACATATGGTAATGTGTCTGGAGCAGTAGATGAATTAGTATCTACTTGGAATGAAAAGTATTCAAAAACACATACGTTACCTGCAAGAATGCAGTATACAGAATCTATGGTGTATAGTAAATCTCAAATCGCAAGTGCTCTTAATGTTAACGCTAAATACCTTGACAATTCACTGAATATTGACTTTAATGCTGTTGCAAATGGAGAGAAAAAAGTAATGGTTGCGGCATATAAGCAAATCTTTTATACCGTAAGTGCAGAACTACCTAACAATCCATCAGATCTTTTTGATAATAGTGTTACTTTTGATGAGTTAACTCGTAAAGGGATAAGTAATGCGGCTCCGCCTGTTATGGTGTCAAATGTAGCTTATGGTAGAACAGTTTATGTGAAATTAGAAACATCATCTAAGAGCAAAGATGTACAAGCTGCTTTTAAAGCCTTAATTAAGGGTCAAGGCGTTGAAGCGAGTGGACAGTACAAAGATATTTTTGAAGACAGTACCTTTACCGCTGTAGTATTAGGCGGAGATGCAAAAGAGCATAACAAGGTTGTTACAAAAGATTTTAATGAAATCCGAAATATCATTAAAGATAATGCAGAATTAAGTCCTAAAAATCCAGCATACCCAATTTCATATACAAGCACTTTCTTAAAAGATAACGCAACGGCTGCTGTTCATAACAATACAGATTATATTGAGACTACAACTACAGAATATTCTAGTGCTAAAATGACGCTTGATCATACTGGTGGATATGTTGCTCAATTTGATGTATCTTGGGATGAATTCTCATATGATCAAAATGGCAAAGAAGTACTAACCCATAAAACTTGGGAAGGAAACGGCAGAGACAGAACTGCTCATTTCAATACAGTCATACCACTTCCACCGAATTCAAAAAATGTAAAAGTCGTAGCAAGAGAATGTACAGGTCTTGCATGGGAATGGTGGAGAACAATTATTAATGAACAAAATGTTCCATTAACAAATGAAATGAAAGTTTCAATTGGAGGAACAACATTATATCCAAGTGCTAATATTAGTCATTAA
- a CDS encoding DUF1904 family protein: MPHVVFRGITTEQLKRISKPLVEELAEICECGTDNFTLELPSSTFIFNGEEIEAFPLIEVKWFERGQEIRDRCAKAITTYVMDFGLPEVEVVFTVFTESAYYINGKHCAS, encoded by the coding sequence ATGCCGCATGTTGTGTTTCGTGGAATTACTACTGAACAATTAAAACGCATAAGCAAGCCATTAGTAGAAGAGCTCGCAGAGATTTGTGAGTGTGGTACGGATAATTTTACGTTGGAACTACCAAGTTCTACGTTTATATTCAATGGAGAAGAAATAGAAGCGTTTCCTCTTATTGAAGTGAAATGGTTCGAGCGTGGACAGGAAATTCGTGATCGATGTGCCAAGGCCATTACTACATATGTAATGGATTTTGGACTTCCAGAAGTAGAGGTTGTATTTACGGTTTTCACAGAATCAGCGTATTATATTAACGGGAAGCATTGTGCAAGTTAG
- a CDS encoding recombinase family protein: MVYGYARVSAQDQNLDTQIEQIIKYGVDEIIKEKISGVTKQKPELDTLLSKLTTGDTLVVTRMDRLGRNTIQLLQLVEQFREKDVHFAILNLGIDTRTPTGKFFLTVMAAFSELDREMIKEKQHAGIKLAKQKGVYRGRVKKYTDKHPGMNHAIELRKHTNKTVKEICQITRVSQAALYRRLKELE; the protein is encoded by the coding sequence ATGGTCTATGGATACGCACGTGTAAGTGCACAAGATCAAAATTTAGATACACAAATTGAACAAATTATAAAATATGGAGTAGATGAAATCATAAAAGAGAAAATTAGTGGAGTAACAAAACAAAAGCCGGAGTTAGACACGTTACTTTCAAAACTAACTACTGGGGATACCTTAGTCGTAACTAGAATGGATCGTTTAGGTAGAAATACCATTCAACTGTTACAGTTAGTAGAACAATTTCGGGAAAAGGATGTTCACTTTGCAATTTTAAATTTAGGAATTGATACAAGAACTCCAACGGGCAAGTTCTTCTTAACTGTCATGGCTGCCTTTAGTGAGTTAGATCGTGAAATGATTAAGGAAAAACAACATGCGGGAATAAAGCTAGCAAAACAAAAAGGCGTATATAGAGGAAGAGTGAAGAAATACACGGATAAACATCCTGGCATGAACCATGCAATTGAATTACGAAAACATACCAATAAAACAGTAAAGGAAATATGCCAGATTACAAGAGTGAGTCAGGCCGCTCTATATCGTAGATTAAAAGAACTTGAATAA
- a CDS encoding WYL domain-containing protein: MSTRQKVERAISNRKKVYMHYNNKNRITEPIHLFSFHRKNYMIAYCYYRREWRIFRLSRLEICKVLDESAEQIPIAWSQVPLEKINRQETSLLLSATSSVNSNQQQSSSRNDYPKIIKLSKMEKEAYCRSPLEEKVYHTINRSRNVVKFVVEPCSIPYTYFGKSHYYVPDALVYYKEDVTALIEVKLSGEMNLSVNQAKFQAAKAFAEKKGWNFFVMGIESFSSDSGYEYRHSWGWGEQQEQAKVKKFNPFETPKETAASASSSRSSFTQDNGSYTWMWIVTIMVIIWFLANSY; encoded by the coding sequence TTGTCAACACGACAAAAAGTAGAAAGGGCAATATCCAATCGAAAAAAAGTGTATATGCACTATAATAATAAAAACCGTATTACAGAACCGATCCATTTATTTTCGTTTCACAGAAAAAATTACATGATTGCATACTGTTATTACCGTCGTGAATGGAGGATCTTTCGATTAAGTCGACTGGAGATTTGTAAAGTCTTAGATGAATCAGCAGAACAAATACCGATTGCATGGAGTCAAGTACCATTGGAAAAAATTAATCGTCAAGAAACTTCTCTTCTTTTATCCGCCACATCAAGCGTAAATTCCAATCAACAGCAATCATCATCAAGAAACGATTATCCCAAAATCATAAAACTAAGCAAAATGGAAAAAGAAGCCTATTGTCGAAGTCCCTTAGAGGAAAAGGTGTATCATACCATTAACCGTAGTCGAAATGTAGTAAAATTTGTTGTAGAACCATGTTCCATTCCTTATACATATTTCGGGAAATCACATTATTACGTTCCTGATGCTCTCGTTTACTATAAAGAGGATGTTACAGCATTAATTGAAGTAAAACTTTCGGGAGAAATGAATCTTTCAGTTAATCAAGCTAAATTTCAAGCAGCCAAAGCCTTTGCAGAAAAGAAAGGATGGAATTTTTTCGTTATGGGAATTGAATCCTTTTCATCTGATTCGGGATACGAATATCGTCACAGTTGGGGGTGGGGGGAACAACAAGAACAAGCAAAAGTGAAGAAATTTAATCCATTTGAGACTCCAAAGGAAACGGCAGCGTCAGCTAGTTCTAGTCGTTCCTCTTTCACCCAAGACAATGGGTCCTATACATGGATGTGGATTGTAACTATTATGGTTATCATTTGGTTTCTTGCTAATAGTTATTAA
- a CDS encoding J domain-containing protein, translating into MEDFIDYYAILGIPFQASTEEVKTAYRKQAKRHHPDMGGSQGDFLLVKEAYDTLHDPYKRGQYDVLWSLYYAEMEEMNERDTKPYSSPRTTSTSSVPIRFRWKPYVVILCMTSLVIIMLNIVNATKDESVGETETTMQDTHAVSDETNDEEPTDVTATPDEVSGANGEEEYGEEVWGGDGSQDVDSYGFPPNGIHTVTYDETSQIPNADGLQTFVKSVVLTNASRNEDIGRHTNFLGKPMIKVRLELRNYRDTIARSNIGKATLHLNNGTSAHSELKTSTFYGTVSPGKTEEVEVLFFPDVPIDLQEVNHAKLTWSDPLDNGRRYYDAYYVFHF; encoded by the coding sequence GTGGAAGATTTCATTGATTATTATGCGATATTGGGGATACCTTTTCAGGCGAGTACCGAAGAGGTGAAAACAGCCTATCGAAAACAGGCAAAACGACATCATCCTGATATGGGAGGGAGCCAGGGTGATTTCCTTTTAGTTAAGGAAGCGTATGATACATTACACGATCCCTACAAGAGAGGACAATACGATGTTCTTTGGTCCCTGTATTATGCGGAGATGGAAGAAATGAACGAAAGAGATACCAAACCGTATTCGTCACCGCGCACAACATCCACGAGTTCCGTTCCTATACGTTTTCGCTGGAAACCGTATGTTGTGATTCTTTGCATGACCTCCCTTGTCATCATTATGTTGAATATTGTAAATGCAACAAAGGATGAATCTGTAGGAGAAACAGAAACCACTATGCAAGACACACATGCTGTTTCGGATGAAACGAATGATGAAGAACCAACAGATGTCACTGCTACCCCTGACGAAGTGTCGGGGGCCAATGGAGAAGAGGAATATGGAGAAGAGGTATGGGGAGGTGATGGGTCACAGGATGTAGATTCCTATGGTTTCCCTCCTAATGGTATTCATACGGTGACCTATGATGAAACCTCACAAATCCCGAATGCAGACGGTCTACAAACGTTCGTGAAGTCAGTTGTTTTAACGAATGCTTCGAGGAATGAAGATATTGGCAGACATACGAACTTTCTAGGAAAACCAATGATAAAAGTTCGGCTTGAACTCCGCAACTACCGGGACACGATTGCACGGAGTAACATTGGTAAGGCTACACTTCATTTGAATAACGGAACAAGCGCACATAGTGAGTTAAAAACATCAACGTTCTACGGTACAGTTAGTCCAGGAAAGACAGAAGAGGTAGAGGTTCTCTTTTTCCCAGATGTACCAATTGATTTACAGGAAGTCAATCACGCAAAACTGACGTGGAGTGATCCTTTGGATAATGGACGGCGCTACTATGATGCGTACTATGTCTTCCATTTTTAA
- a CDS encoding GrpB family protein: MGKELSEMTLEELWELFPIILKEHNTDYKDWYEIEKRKLLSCLDEKNIMRISHIGSTAVEGLIAKPIVDILLEIDNGSNIEQLTNTLLHNGWLLMSSQSNPCMKIAFNKGYTKEGFAEKVYHLHVRYYHNWNELYFRDYLIEHEEVAKEYGKLKLGLIEEYEHDRDGYTDAKSNFILKHTEKAKEEYADKYNPEK; the protein is encoded by the coding sequence ATGGGAAAAGAATTGTCAGAAATGACGCTAGAAGAATTGTGGGAGTTATTCCCCATCATTTTGAAAGAACATAATACAGATTATAAAGATTGGTATGAAATTGAAAAACGGAAACTTTTAAGTTGTCTTGACGAAAAAAATATTATGCGCATTAGTCATATAGGAAGTACAGCTGTTGAAGGACTAATTGCCAAGCCAATAGTCGATATTTTATTGGAAATAGATAATGGAAGCAATATTGAACAATTAACAAATACTTTACTACATAATGGTTGGTTATTGATGTCATCCCAAAGTAATCCATGCATGAAAATAGCATTTAATAAAGGATATACAAAAGAAGGATTTGCAGAAAAGGTGTATCATCTACATGTTCGTTACTACCACAACTGGAATGAATTGTACTTTAGAGACTACCTTATTGAACATGAAGAAGTTGCTAAAGAATATGGTAAACTTAAATTAGGACTTATAGAAGAATATGAACATGACCGAGATGGATATACAGATGCTAAATCTAATTTTATTTTGAAACATACAGAAAAAGCAAAAGAAGAATATGCTGACAAATACAACCCCGAAAAATAA
- a CDS encoding Phr family secreted Rap phosphatase inhibitor: MKKFTGIIMGLSLSAILSLGLTFPSQSEQATHGDLSKTSPVIDQYSHADTW, from the coding sequence ATGAAAAAATTCACAGGAATAATAATGGGATTATCTCTTTCAGCTATTTTGTCTCTTGGATTAACATTTCCTTCACAATCAGAACAAGCAACTCATGGTGATTTATCTAAAACAAGCCCTGTAATTGATCAATATAGTCACGCTGACACCTGGTAA
- a CDS encoding recombinase family protein, with amino-acid sequence MVKSERRKGDFLVKYGYARVNTLNQDLESQIQMLEKEGCERIYSEKFTGTKFDRPKFQELLSVLENGDTLVVTKLDRFARSAENAIQTIKMLFEKGVKVHVINMGVVEDTPTGRLMFNIMSAFAEFERDMIVERTQEGKAIAKLNPNFKEGRPKKYNKEQMEHALNLLKTESYRKVERITGISVSTLQRAKRKKEKK; translated from the coding sequence ATGGTCAAAAGTGAACGTAGAAAAGGTGATTTTTTGGTTAAATATGGATACGCCAGGGTGAACACGTTAAACCAGGATTTGGAATCTCAAATTCAAATGTTAGAAAAAGAAGGTTGTGAAAGAATTTACTCTGAAAAATTTACAGGGACAAAATTTGACAGACCAAAATTTCAAGAACTACTTTCTGTACTAGAAAATGGCGACACACTTGTTGTAACAAAATTAGATCGTTTTGCACGTTCAGCTGAAAATGCAATCCAAACGATTAAAATGTTATTTGAAAAAGGGGTTAAAGTTCATGTTATTAATATGGGGGTAGTGGAAGATACACCAACGGGTAGGTTAATGTTTAATATCATGAGTGCATTCGCTGAATTTGAAAGAGATATGATTGTAGAACGTACACAAGAAGGAAAAGCGATTGCTAAGTTGAATCCTAATTTTAAAGAGGGGCGACCAAAGAAATATAATAAAGAGCAAATGGAACACGCTCTTAATTTATTAAAAACAGAATCTTATAGGAAAGTGGAGAGAATAACAGGAATTAGCGTAAGCACCTTGCAACGTGCTAAGAGGAAGAAAGAAAAAAAGTAA
- a CDS encoding dihydrofolate reductase family protein, whose amino-acid sequence MPNNVRPRRIILDLAVSLDGFIEGKNGEVDWCIMDSEMGFINFLNQIDTILYGRKSYDLWGQFTPEIEDIDTEKEIWELVHSKEKYVFSRTQKGTDNKVIFINDNILEEVNKLKNKPGKDIWLYGGASLITTFINLGLVDEFRLSVHPVILGEGKPLFIDIKQRLNLKMVNTRTFSSGVVQLIYHLNVN is encoded by the coding sequence ATGCCCAATAACGTAAGACCAAGAAGAATAATTTTAGATTTAGCAGTTTCTTTAGATGGTTTTATTGAAGGGAAAAATGGGGAAGTTGATTGGTGTATCATGGACTCTGAGATGGGGTTTATTAATTTCTTAAATCAAATTGATACTATTTTATATGGAAGAAAAAGCTACGATTTATGGGGACAATTTACTCCAGAAATTGAAGATATTGATACTGAAAAAGAAATTTGGGAATTAGTTCATAGTAAAGAAAAATATGTGTTTTCCAGAACGCAAAAAGGGACCGATAATAAAGTAATATTCATAAATGATAATATTCTTGAAGAAGTAAATAAATTAAAGAATAAGCCTGGTAAAGACATCTGGCTATATGGTGGAGCAAGTCTTATTACAACTTTTATCAATTTAGGGCTTGTTGATGAATTTAGATTATCTGTTCACCCTGTTATTTTGGGAGAAGGAAAACCATTGTTTATTGATATAAAACAGAGATTGAATTTAAAAATGGTTAATACAAGAACGTTCTCCTCGGGCGTTGTGCAACTAATCTATCATTTGAATGTGAATTAA
- a CDS encoding YsnF/AvaK domain-containing protein codes for MGKYITIGAIIGSIIGWVTGFTIVTGLVIGAIVGGISYTMNSRRNIDKPTKKTNEIKEKTLQLREEQLEIKKKRVQTGEVKVHKEVVEEQKTFTVPIKREVLVIEAGNEEELRIPLKEEEIEINKHPVQVNKVLVTKRQIEEIKQIKEKLKKETAQVYVTGDDADVIKKPPSVTKD; via the coding sequence ATGGGAAAGTATATTACTATTGGTGCGATAATCGGTAGCATAATCGGTTGGGTAACAGGTTTTACAATCGTAACAGGACTCGTTATAGGAGCAATCGTAGGCGGCATTAGTTATACAATGAATTCGAGAAGGAACATCGACAAACCGACTAAAAAAACAAATGAAATTAAAGAAAAAACGCTTCAATTACGAGAAGAGCAGCTGGAAATAAAAAAAAAACGAGTACAAACGGGGGAGGTAAAGGTTCATAAAGAAGTCGTCGAAGAACAGAAAACGTTCACTGTTCCTATTAAGCGTGAAGTATTAGTAATAGAAGCAGGAAATGAGGAGGAACTTCGAATTCCTCTGAAAGAAGAAGAAATTGAAATAAACAAACACCCCGTGCAAGTAAATAAAGTATTGGTTACAAAACGTCAAATAGAAGAAATAAAACAAATAAAGGAAAAGCTGAAAAAAGAAACAGCACAAGTTTACGTTACAGGTGATGATGCGGATGTCATAAAAAAGCCGCCTTCTGTAACAAAGGACTAA
- a CDS encoding YsnF/AvaK domain-containing protein, with the protein MGFFDLFNEEGTQKETRKKVREVDRTADTEFAAEDVHLDLRAEELEIDKHRVETGDVTLHKDIVEEEQSVNVPVLHDQVVIEQRAVDHEPTDEPITEEETVHIPVTAEKIDVEKHTVVTGEVSAHKRSVQETEQVRDVLRKEVADVESHGNTDIIKED; encoded by the coding sequence ATGGGCTTTTTTGATTTATTTAACGAAGAAGGAACTCAAAAGGAAACTCGAAAAAAGGTACGTGAAGTAGATCGCACTGCCGATACAGAATTTGCAGCAGAAGACGTACATCTTGATCTTCGTGCTGAAGAATTGGAGATCGACAAACACCGTGTGGAGACTGGTGATGTGACGCTTCATAAGGACATTGTTGAGGAAGAACAATCAGTGAATGTCCCTGTTTTACATGATCAAGTCGTTATTGAACAAAGAGCCGTTGATCACGAACCAACAGATGAACCAATTACAGAAGAAGAAACGGTTCACATTCCAGTAACTGCTGAAAAAATTGATGTAGAAAAGCATACGGTCGTCACTGGTGAAGTCTCTGCTCATAAACGTTCGGTTCAGGAAACAGAACAAGTACGCGACGTACTTCGTAAAGAAGTTGCAGATGTTGAATCGCATGGTAATACAGATATTATCAAAGAGGACTAA
- a CDS encoding ATP synthase subunit I has translation MIRMALRTFKIQMYYLLGAMLLGWIMTPFSPHFLGASIGLLVSMYCVWILGRRIEKFGDSIVKKTKAPTLGMINRFAAAILGAIIMYEIEHHSVMWTFAAGIMGGYFLIVINLGYYSMKDTKK, from the coding sequence ATGATTCGTATGGCACTAAGGACATTTAAAATACAAATGTATTATTTGCTAGGCGCGATGTTATTAGGATGGATTATGACGCCTTTTTCGCCCCATTTTTTAGGTGCAAGCATTGGCTTGCTTGTTAGTATGTATTGTGTTTGGATTTTAGGAAGGCGTATTGAAAAGTTTGGAGATAGCATTGTAAAAAAAACAAAAGCACCGACGCTTGGTATGATTAATCGGTTTGCAGCAGCGATACTCGGTGCGATTATTATGTATGAGATTGAACACCATAGTGTCATGTGGACATTTGCTGCCGGAATTATGGGTGGTTATTTCTTAATTGTGATTAATTTAGGGTATTATAGCATGAAAGATACGAAGAAATAG
- a CDS encoding MarR family winged helix-turn-helix transcriptional regulator: MTSSYKEVITDMNRAYNELNILLSQELKNEFGLTGQQENMIIYINLNKNTTANSIATTFNISKSAVSQVLSKLEKHNMISKHVNPNNKREYFLTLGPNGSKYIERLSQLDDLLIEKYFSKIDIEALQQMTDTLMKINQIILEEKKKNLEPK, from the coding sequence ATGACTAGTTCTTATAAAGAAGTAATTACCGACATGAACCGGGCCTACAATGAATTAAACATTTTATTATCTCAGGAGTTAAAGAATGAGTTTGGTCTTACAGGGCAGCAAGAGAACATGATAATCTATATTAATTTAAATAAAAATACTACAGCTAACAGTATTGCGACCACTTTTAATATATCCAAAAGTGCTGTCAGCCAAGTTTTATCTAAATTGGAGAAACATAATATGATTTCGAAACACGTAAATCCTAACAATAAACGTGAGTATTTCCTTACACTTGGTCCTAACGGTAGCAAGTATATAGAACGATTGTCTCAGCTAGATGATTTACTTATTGAGAAATACTTCTCTAAAATTGATATCGAAGCCTTGCAGCAAATGACCGATACCTTAATGAAAATAAATCAAATTATACTGGAAGAAAAAAAGAAGAACCTTGAGCCCAAATAG
- a CDS encoding cardiolipin synthase produces MKNPKVQLLFVFTLVSIVLFLLNTSIISLYNFVDVLWFITIVGIAFIIFIENRSPQSTLAWFLVLALLPVVGVILYSLFGRSRWRRKKHLHRSEEQRKLFREILEGKRLDLSFTSSLSERSTYLTQVVQKFGGGPVANNTTTKLLTNGDQTFTNIIQAIESATHHIHIQYFIYRADEIGTKIRDALIKKAKSGVIVRFLYDGIGSNSLRNRFLQPMKDVGIEVVAFDPILSSWPLETVNYRNHRKIVIVDGEIGFTGGLNIGDEYLGRSKKFPIWRDSHLRIEGKALYKLQAIFLEDWLYATNGLNTYSWNPFMNTKYFPGKQNSHAEGAIQIVASGPSSDDTNIRNTLLAVIGSAKKSIWIATPYFIPDQETLTLLRLSAMAGIDVRILYPGKRDRIISDLASQSYFTPLLKAGASIYSYKDGFVHAKIVLVDDEIATIGTANMDVRSFELNYEIISVLYESKTVLDIKRDFEEDFNHSSEIRWKSFQKRSIRKRILESLMRLISPLL; encoded by the coding sequence ATGAAAAACCCTAAAGTTCAATTATTATTTGTATTTACACTTGTCTCTATCGTTCTCTTTCTGTTGAATACATCCATTATCTCACTATACAACTTTGTCGACGTACTATGGTTTATCACAATAGTAGGAATTGCCTTCATTATTTTTATCGAAAATCGTTCCCCACAAAGTACTTTAGCATGGTTTTTAGTATTAGCACTTCTTCCTGTTGTTGGTGTAATTTTGTACTCTCTTTTTGGCCGAAGTCGTTGGAGAAGAAAGAAGCATCTACATCGTTCAGAAGAGCAAAGAAAATTATTCCGTGAGATTTTAGAAGGAAAACGCCTAGATTTATCATTCACTTCCTCATTAAGTGAGCGCTCTACTTATTTAACACAGGTTGTACAGAAATTCGGTGGCGGTCCTGTTGCCAATAATACTACAACAAAACTCTTAACAAATGGGGATCAAACATTTACAAACATTATACAAGCTATTGAAAGTGCTACACATCATATACATATTCAATACTTTATTTATCGAGCAGATGAAATTGGTACAAAAATTCGCGATGCATTAATTAAGAAAGCAAAATCTGGTGTAATTGTACGCTTTCTTTATGATGGGATCGGAAGCAATTCATTACGAAATCGTTTCTTACAACCCATGAAAGATGTAGGAATTGAGGTTGTGGCATTTGATCCTATTCTTTCGTCATGGCCACTTGAAACAGTAAATTATCGTAACCATCGTAAAATTGTCATTGTAGATGGAGAGATTGGTTTTACAGGTGGGCTCAACATTGGCGATGAGTATCTTGGTCGTTCTAAAAAATTCCCAATTTGGCGTGACAGCCACTTAAGAATAGAAGGAAAAGCATTGTACAAATTACAAGCGATATTCCTTGAGGATTGGCTCTATGCCACTAATGGTTTAAATACTTATTCTTGGAATCCATTTATGAATACAAAATACTTTCCAGGTAAACAAAATTCTCATGCAGAAGGTGCTATTCAAATTGTAGCAAGTGGACCAAGTTCAGATGATACAAACATTCGTAATACTTTACTTGCTGTTATAGGTTCCGCTAAGAAATCAATTTGGATCGCAACACCCTATTTCATTCCAGACCAAGAAACATTAACATTACTACGTTTAAGTGCAATGGCTGGAATAGATGTCCGTATTCTATATCCAGGTAAGAGAGATAGAATCATTAGTGATCTAGCATCTCAATCATACTTCACACCACTTCTAAAAGCCGGTGCTTCAATTTATAGCTATAAAGATGGTTTTGTGCACGCTAAAATTGTACTTGTAGATGATGAAATTGCAACAATTGGCACAGCAAATATGGATGTCCGTAGCTTTGAACTAAATTATGAAATCATTAGCGTACTTTATGAATCTAAGACAGTTCTTGATATTAAACGTGATTTTGAAGAGGACTTTAACCATTCGTCTGAAATTCGATGGAAATCATTTCAAAAACGTAGTATTCGAAAACGAATACTGGAATCCCTAATGCGTCTGATTTCCCCTTTATTATAA